The Anolis carolinensis isolate JA03-04 chromosome 2, rAnoCar3.1.pri, whole genome shotgun sequence genome has a window encoding:
- the arhgdia gene encoding rho GDP-dissociation inhibitor 1, with translation MAEQEPTPEQLAQIAAENEEDEHSVNYKPPAQKSIQEIQELDKEDESLRKYKEALLGNVTISADPRTPNVVVTKLTLVCAAAPGPLELDLTGDLAAFKKQSFIMKEGVEYQIKISFQVNHEIVSGLKYIQYTFRKGVKIDKTDYMVGSYGPRPEEYEFLTPMEEAPKGMLARGSYNIRSKFTDDDKTDHLSWEWNLNIKKEWKD, from the exons ATGGCGGAGCAAGAACCCACCCCTGAACAGCTGGCCCAGATTGCAGCTGAGAATGAGGAGGATGAGCACTCAGTCAACTATAAGCCCCCTGCCCAAAAGAGTATCCAGGAGATCCAGGAACTGGACAAGGAGGATGAGAGCCTACGGAAGTACAAAGAGGCTCTGCTGGGAAATGTTACTATTTCTGCTG ATCCCCGCACTCCGAATGTGGTGGTAACAAAGCTGACTTTGGTTTGTGCTGCTGCTCCTGGCCCCTTGGAATTGGACTTGACAG GTGACTTGGCAGCTTTCAAGAAGCAATCATTCATAATGAAGGAAGGTGTGGAGTACCAGATAAAAATCTCCTTTCAG GTGAATCATGAGATCGTTTCAGGGTTGAAGTACATCCAGTATACATTCAGGAAAGGAGTAAAAA TTGACAAGACTGACTATATGGTTGGCAGCTATGGGCCCCGTCCAGAGGAGTATGAGTTCCTCACCCCCATGGAGGAAGCCCCCAAGGGTATGTTGGCCCGGGGCAGCTACAATATCCGATCCAAATTCACAGATGATGATAAGACAGACCACCTTTCCTGGGAGTGgaacctgaacatcaagaaggaATGGAAGGATTAG